In Malus sylvestris chromosome 16, drMalSylv7.2, whole genome shotgun sequence, the following are encoded in one genomic region:
- the LOC126607497 gene encoding F-box/FBD/LRR-repeat protein At1g13570-like: MGDFSGCDLISNLPQSIIESILTRLPIRDAVRTSCLSRKWRYKWTTITHLSFDEKCVTISNDRALVEKSLIDFVTRALFLHQGPIHKFQLSTSYLQSCPDIDQWILFLSRNDIKELVLELGEGEWFRVPSCLFYCKKLTRLELFRCELDPPPSFKGFLCLKSLDLHQVLVTPDAIESLISSCPLLESLALSYFDSLALNIRAPNLRYLCLEGEFKDICLENTPLLVAMSVAMYMTDGIAEHFEQSSNCNFIKFLGGIPLLERLVGHIYFTKYLSIGNDLGILPITYNRLKIIELYQVSFEDMNEILVVLRLISSAPNLKELQISGSSNALAAIEASDLDFWEKQCPSDCTFRRLKVVKMTDMSGVPHEMEFIKFLLKKSPVLEMMSVMPCAYGLEGRMNLLIELVRFKRASPEAEIIFIQD; this comes from the exons ATGGGAGATTTTTCGGGTTGTGATTTGATAAGCAATTTGCCTCAAAGCATAATAGAGAGCATTCTTACGCGTCTCCCGATCAGAGACGCTGTAAGAACTAGCTGCTTATCAAGGAAGTGGAGATACAAATGGACTACTATCACTCATCTTTCATTTGACGAAAAATGTGTCACTATATCAAATGACCGAGCTCTTGTTGAGAAAAGCCTCATAGATTTTGTTACTCGAGCTCTCTTTCTTCACCAAGGACCCATTCACAAGTTCCAGCTTTCAACTTCTTATTTGCAGAGCTGCCCGGATATTGATCAATGGATACTTTTCCTTTCGAGGAACGATATCAAAGAGTTGGTTCTTGAGTTGGGTGAAGGTGAGTGGTTTAGGGTGCCTTCGTGCCTTTTTTACTGTAAAAAGTTGACCCGTCTGGAGCTATTTCGCTGTGAGTTGGATCCGCCTCCTTCTTTTAAAGGATTTTTGTGTTTGAAGAGCCTCGATCTTCATCAGGTTTTGGTTACTCCTGATGCAATCGAAAGTCTTATTTCCAGTTGCCCTCTACTTGAGAGTCTGGCTTTGTCGTACTTCGATAGCTTAGCTCTAAACATCCGTGCTCCAAATCTCAGATATTTGTGTCTTGAAGGCGAATTTAAGGATATCTGTCTTGAAAATACTCCGCTTTTGGTTGCCATGTCTGTTGCTATGTATATGACTGACGGCATTGCTGAGCACTTTGAGCAAAGTTCAAATTGCAATTTTATCAAGTTTCTTGGTGGCATTCCACTTCTTGAGAGGCTTGTTGGGCATATCTACTTTACGAAG TATTTGAGTATAGGTAATGACCTAGGAATTCTTCCGATTACTTACAATCGTTTAAAGATTATCGAATTATATCAAGTAAGTTTCGAAGATATGAATGAGATACTAGTTGTTCTTCGCTTGATTTCGAGCGCTCCCAACTTAAAGGAACTTCAAATCTCG GGATCTTCAAATGCTTTAGCAGCAATAGAAGCGTCCGACTTGGATTTCTGGGAGAAACAATGCCCTTCTGACTGCACATTCCGAAGGCTTAAAGTTGTGAAGATGACAGATATGTCTGGAGTGCCACATGAGATGGAATTCATCAAATTTTTGTTGAAGAAATCGCCCGTGCTTGAGATGATGAGCGTCATGCCTTGCGCGTATGGTTTGGAAGGACGGATGAACTTGTTGATTGAGTTGGTGAGGTTTAAACGGGCATCTCCTGAAGCAGAAATTATCTTCATCCAAGATTAG
- the LOC126607494 gene encoding inorganic pyrophosphatase TTM2-like produces MAQDMSGADSHQRRQGLLKDQVRLVKRKDSSHYEIAPIQSPLSFEKGFFIVIRACQLLAQKNEGIVLVGVAGPSGAGKTIFTEKIVNFMPSVAVISMDNYNDASRIVDGNFDDPRLTDYDTLLQNVNDLKAGKPVEVPVYDFKSSSRTGYRTVEVPSSRIVIIEGIYALSEKLRPYLDLRVSVTGGVHFDLVKRVLRDIQRAGQEPEEIIHQISETVYPMYKAFIEPDLQTAHIKIINKFNPFTGFQSPTYILKSAKNLSADQIKAVFSEDHTEAKEETYDIYLLPPGEDLEACQSYLRMRDKDGKYSLMFEEWVTDNPFVISPRITFEVSVRLLGGLMALGYTIATILKRSSHVFSNDGVCVKIDWLEQLNRRYIQVQGKDRVVVRCVAEQLGLEGSYIPRTYIEQIQLEKLVNEVMALPDDLKTRLSLDEDLVSSPKEALSRASADRVAMRIKNLKSGMSQSYTSQRDKSTSKLTGYSSNSQRFDERNTESSATLESQHGVATQLSEQMSSLNDRMDDFTNRIEELNSKLTMKNSPSQHNMALQAENCNGSVPTSYFISGLGNGSLTGAIMPNSSSSSQVNKESSVVEEMSSVARGQRQIMHQLDNLSNLLRDSMGERPRPVKTNSRKNIVAQPEPLTVPLAVTLAVGVLGVIIYKGILTRN; encoded by the exons ATGGCTCAAGATATGTCTGGTGCTGATTCACACCAAAGACGGCAAGGCCTTTTAAAAGATCAAGTTCGATTGGTTAAGAGAAAGGATTCTTCTCATTACGAGATTGCACCAATCCAAAGTCCTTTGTCATTTGAGAAGGGTTTCTTTATAGTAATCCGTGCATGCCAGTTGTTGGCTCAAAAGAATGAAGGAATAGTATTGGTAGGAGTTGCTGGTCCTTCTGGGGCTGGAAAGACTATATTTACAGAAAAGATAGTCAACTTTATGCCCAGCGTTGCTGTCATATCAATGGACAACTACAATGATGCCAGTCGGATTGTCGATGGCAACTTTGATG aTCCACGCTTGACAGACTACGACACATTGCTCCAGAATGTCAATGATTTAAAAGCAGGGAAGCCGGTTGAGGTTCCAGTTTATGACTTCAAGTCTAGTTCCCGCACAGGATACAG GACAGTTGAAGTCCCAAGCTCCCGTATTGTGATCATTGAGGGCATCTATGCTTTGAGTGAAAAGTTGCGACCTTATCTGGATCTACGAGTATCAGTCACAGGCGGTGTTCACTTTGACCTTGTCAAAAGGGTTTTACGGGACATACAAAGAGCTGGCCAAGAACCAGAAGAAATAATACATCAAATATCTGAAACT GTATATCCAATGTACAAGGCATTTATTGAGCCAGACCTTCAAACAGCACATATAAAAATTATCAACAAATTTAACCCATTTACTGGATTCCAGAGTCCCACTTACATTTTGAAG TCAGCAAAGAACTTGTCTGCGGATCAAATTAAGGCTGTGTTTTCTGAAGATCACACAGAAGCAAAGGAGGAGACGTATGATATATACCTTCTACCACCTGGTGAAGATCTCGAAGCTTGCCAATCATATCTGAGGATGCGGGATAAAGATGGGAAATATAGTCTAATGTTTGAG GAATGGGTGACAGATAATCCATTTGTTATATCACCAAGAATAACTTTTGAGGTCAGCGTGCGTCTTCTTGGTGGACTAATGGCCTTGGGTTACACCATTGCAACTATCCTTAAAAGGAGCAGCCATGTATTCTCCAACGATGGAGTGTGTGTAAAAATTGATTGGTTAGAGCAATTAAATCGTCGATATATTCAG GTGCAAGGAAAAGATCGGGTAGTTGTAAGATGTGTTGCCGAGCAGCTTGGCTTGGAAGGTTCATACATTCCTCGTACGTACATTGAACAGATTCAACTGGAAAAGCTTGTAAATGAGGTCATG GCTTTGCCAGATGATTTGAAGACGAGGCTTAGCCTAGATGAGGACCTTGTTTCAAGCCCCAAAGAAGCACTTTCCAGAGCCTCTGCAGATAGAGTTGCCATGAGAATTAAGAATCTCAAGAG TGGTATGTCGCAGTCATATACAAGCCAACGGGACAAAAGTACATCTAAGCTTACCGGGTATTCTTCCAACAGTCAAAGGTTTGATGAGAGAAACACAGAGTCATCAGCAACGCTAGAAAGCCAG CACGGAGTAGCTACTCAGCTTTCAGAACAAATGTCTTCGCTGAATGATAGAATGGATGACTTTACAAATCGAATCGAAGAGCTGAATTCCAAGCTGACCATGAAGAACTCTCCTAGCCAACACAACATGGCTCTTCAAGCTGAAAACTGCAATGGCTCCGTTCCCACTTCTTATTTCATCTCTGGCTTAGGCAACGGTTCGTTAACTGGGGCGATAATGCCgaattcctcctcttcctcacAGGTGAATAAGGAGTCTTCAGTGGTGGAAGAG ATGTCAAGCGTTGCACGGGGACAACGTCAAATCATGCATCAGTTAGACAATCTCAGCAATCTTCTCCGGGATAGCATGGGAGAGAGACCTCGTCCGGTAAAAACTAACAGCAGGAAGAACATCGTAGCCCAACCCGAACCCTTGACGGTTCCTCTTGCAGTAACGCTTGCAGTTGGCGTTCTAGGGGTGATCATATACAAGGGTATCCTAACTAGGAACTGA
- the LOC126607498 gene encoding peroxidase 11 has product MAPFSLCFRPFVMQLLLLVFVVLSTGLCAGDPPLTLDYYESACPTVFEIVKKEMECAVLSDPRNAALVVRLHFHDCFVQGCDGSVLLEDTITLTGEKKASPNIHSLKGFRIVDRIKNKLESECPGIVSCADLLTIAARDAVILVSGPYWDVPLGRKDSITASPDLAEANLPTANEGLSTIISKFLYQGLSVTDMVALSGAHTIGMARCENVREGIYSGEFEATSGINPLSESHLNNLRSTCPPVGGVGNNNVTAMDYVTPELFDNSFYRLLLKGEGLLNSDQEMYSSLFGIETGEIVRKYAADPVAFFEQFSESMVKLGNITNDESFENGEVRKNCRFVNT; this is encoded by the exons ATGGCTCCTTTTTCCCTTTGCTTTCGGCCCTTCGTTATGCAACTCTTGCTACTAGTTTTCGTCGTTTTGAGTACCGGCTTGTGCGCAGGTGACCCTCCGTTAACGTTGGACTACTACGAATCTGCATGTCCGACTGTGTTTGAGATTGTGAAGAAAGAAATGGAATGCGCTGTGCTCTCTGATCCTCGTAATGCCGCCTTGGTGGTTCGGTTGCATTTCCACGACTGTTTTGTTCAG GGGTGTGATGGATcggttttgcttgaggacacaATCACGCTGACAGGTGAGAAGAAAGCTTCCCCCAACATACACTCTTTAAAAGGTTTCAGAATTGTTGACAGAATCAAGAACAAGCTCGAATCCGAATGCCCTGGAATCGTTTCATGCGCTGATCTTCTTACTATTGCTGCAAGAGATGCTGTCATTCTG GTTAGTGGACCTTATTGGGATGTTCCTCTAGGAAGAAAAGATTCTATAACTGCTAGCCCTGACCTCGCAGAGGCTAACCTTCCCACTGCAAATGAAGGTCTTTCGACAATCATCTCCAAATTTCTTTACCAAGGCTTATCAGTCACAGATATGGTGGCTCTTTCAG GGGCTCACACAATCGGCATGGCGCGGTGTGAGAACGTAAGAGAAGGGATTTATAGCGGCGAATTCGAAGCAACTTCAGGAATCAATCCGCTGTCGGAGTCGCACCTCAACAACCTGAGATCGACGTGCCCGCCAGTTGGTGGAGTTGGGAACAATAACGTAACCGCCATGGATTACGTGACTCCCGAACTCTTTGATAATTCTTTCTATCGTCTGCTGCTGAAAGGGGAGGGACTGCTGAACTCGGATCAGGAAATGTACTCTAGTTTGTTTGGGATCGAAACGGGGGAGATTGTGAGGAAGTACGCAGCTGATCCAGTTGCTTTCTTCGAGCAGTTTTCGGAGTCGATGGTGAAGTTGGGAAATATTACCAATGATGAAAGCTTTGAGAATGGAGAAGTTAGAAAAAATTGCAGGTTTGTCAACACTTGA